AAAGAAATTTGCGTTTCTGAATTGTTATTAAAGGTAATTTCTGCAATTGGATTTGGAAAAGCCGTAACAGAAACCGTATCCGTATTTTCACAACCTGTAACATTATTGAGCGCAATTACTCGATACATTGCCGTCGTTGGAACTAAGCCATTGGTAGTCAGGGGTACAGTCAGATTTGCGGCATTTCCCACAACGGTAGAATCTGTACCAATAACCTCATACCAAGTATAGGTCATGTTTGCGCCATGCGAAGGGTGAGCGGCACTAAAAACAGTGGGCGCGTCGTTGTCGCATCTTTGCGTATAAGTTCCGATGTCTAAGAATGGATTTGGATTGTAGGTTATCGAAACTTGGTCGGTAACGGTACAGCCCGAAGTATCATTGACTACCTCTACCGAATAGATGCGCGTAACAGGCACAAAGGGGTCGCCAAAGGCAGGAATGACCAAAACAGTGTCGTCTGTGCCAATGGGGTTTCCATTTTCAAACCAATTATAGGTCATGTGTGTGCCATGTACCGGCTCAAAGGCGCGTAAAATGGTATCGCCGTCGCTCTGACAAAGTACAATATCAGCCTCTAAATCCAGCGGTGCGGGAACGCCTACGGCTATGTAAATAGTATCGTAAGCAATACAGCCACTTTGATTTTCTACACGCAAATAAACCGAATCCGTACCCGGCGTAAGGGGGGTATAAAAATATTCAAAAAGGGTGTCGACAGGCAAAAGTTGGTCGTTGTTATACCACTGATAATGTTCATAGACCTGGTTGGTGAAAAAATGAATTTGCTGCCCTGCACAGACTTTAACGGTATCATTTACCGCCGCAGGGAGCGACATAATGGTCTGACTTGTACCTTTTGCAAAATAGATATAGGCAGTATCTAAGGGATTTCCACAAATATCATTGATGTAAATATCGAGCGTGTCTGCACCGTCATTGTCTATGTTGTTGTAATTGGCTTGGTCAAAAATAATTGTAAAAACAGAATCGCCTGTTAGGTATTGATGCGTAGCAGGATAAAGGGCAGGGGTGATGACATTGCTCGTTACCGCGCTTCCGCCATAGACAAGGGCTACCGTTTCGGGAATATCAATGCGTGTGCGTTCCAAAGTAAAAGAAGCATCTTGACAAACTCCGATAACGTTTCCATTGGCATCTGTTTGGATACCGGGGAAAGATACGTCGGTAGAAGCATCGATTGTAATTTCATTAGAGCTAACCTTTTCCACAAACACACCTGAATCAAAAGAGCTATCGCCGCCGTCTGCAATTTTTAGTTCTATATGATAACTTTGACAAGGCGTAACGCCCGAAATCGCGACTAAAAGGCGCGTCAGACCGCCGTAAGGGATTTGCTGCCCTGTTCCTACATTGTTGTAGTAATGCACATCAAAAGGCGCAGGCGTAGCTGGATTTACCGTATTGATGCCCACAGGCGTAACGCCATCAGGCAGCAAGGCAATATTAAACTTTGTACCCCCAATCGTAATAAAAAAGGCGAAAACGTCATTAAAAGCACTGCTATTAGGGGGAGCAAAGTTGGGATATTCTTCCGAACCAAAAGTATATTCAAAGCGAATGGTATCGCCCGTAGGCACAACATCAAACTCTATAACAGTTGCGTCGTTTATCGTAACGTTTGCGATTCCAAAAAGGTCGGGGTCGTTGCCGCCCGTGTTGTTGTAGCTGGCAAAAAAGCCCACAGGGTTTGCCATATTATCTACTCGCCCCGAACTCATAACGATACCCGAAGTACCCAAGCCGATGCTATCTAATTCATCTAAGGGCAAATTCCTATCGAAGCCCCCGTATGAAAGGGGGTCGCTTACGATACCTGTGGCTGCATTTGTTACCGTTACATTCGAAATGCTCACACCCGGTCCTTCTAAGCGTGCGGCTATTTCGGCAGGTGAGATGCTGGGCGTAATCGTAACCTGCCCCATCAAGGGCAGACTTAGGCACGACCAAAAGAATAGGGCTACCCAAAGTGGGTGCTGCTTTTTGAAAAAGGTAGGAAAATGAGAAATTTCCATCGTATGCAAAATAAAGTGTAGTAGTAGAAGTGTAGAAGTATCAGAATCCGCTTTTTTATGGATTTTATGGAAAGGCAAATTAGAAGGCTTAACCTCCTTTTATTTGGTCTTGCAAGCCGATAGCTTGCTTTTTTTTTGCTCCTATTCACAAAAATAGTGATTTTTTTCTAAAAAAGCACCTATGTCAAAGGTTTGGCTAAATCTATATCTGCCCTTATTTTTTCTAAAACCCTGCCAGCGCAAATGTTTAGCCTACACTTTCCAAATAAAAAACGGCAAGCCGCCCTTTTACAGCCGCATAACAAAAACGAAATATTCCTATTCCTACTTTGAACCAAATATTATGCAACTATGCTCAAAAGCTCACCCAAAAGGCTTAAAAAGGCAAAAAAAATGATTTTAGACAGTAGTCTATAAAAAGTCTATACATTTTTTGAATAGGCATTTGTGCCTGCTTTGTAGGCGTAAAAAGGTATAAAAACTTGTATATTGGTCTGTTTTCTCTCTTTTGTCCAAATTTTATTTGGAAAAGAACCTTAAAAAAGATACCCAAGCCTGCGGACGCGCTTTTTTATCTTTATTCACACAATAGCAACCTACTTAAAATGCGTTTCAAATTTGAGAAAACCAAAAAAAATGTTTAGCTTGCTTTGGTTTTGCGGAAACACGCGCCAAAACTTCCCTTTTGAGCCATCTTTCGCCTACTTGCTTACATCTTATTTGGCTTTCGCACTCTTATTCAAAATCCTGCCTCTCTTTTTCAAAACTACCTTTTCAAAACTACCTTCTCTCAAACTATTCAGAACACATGCTACCCAAATATACCCGCTTACTTACCTTCCTACTCGCCCTCTTTTGCTCGCCTTTGGCAGCCCAAGACCTACAATTTTCGCAGTTCTACGCCTCGCCCCTATACCTAAATCCCGCCTTTGCAGGCTCTACACAGGGCGGCAGAGTAAGCCTCAACTACCGCAATCAGTGGCCTTCTACTGATGCCAACTTTGTAAGTTATGCAGGCGCATTTGATTATCATTTTGCTGATGTTAGAAGCTCGATAGGTGCGATTGTGAAAGTAGATGAAATGGCAGGCGTGTATAAAAATACAGACTTCTCGCTTATCTATTCCTACCTTATTCCCATTTCCGACAACATAGCCATTCAGCCTGCCCTGCAAGGCACGTATGTTTTGCGCACTTTGGGCTATGAAGGACTCACCTTTGGCGATATGTTTGTACCCGGTTTTGGCTTTATAGACCCTACGGCAGAGGAATTTCCGCGTGGGCGCGTCAATTATTTGGACATCTCTACGGGTGCATTGCTCTTTGGTACTGATTTTTGGTTTGGGGCTTCGGTGCATCACCTCAACCGTCCTAACGAATCTACTTTGGGCGGATTGGCTGCCCTGCCTATGAAAATTTCGCTACATGGTGGCTACCGCTTCAATTTTAGCGCACCTTACGAACAGCGCGAAAAAAGCCTCACGCCTAACTTTATGTATAAAAGACAAGGCACTTTTCAGCAGCTCAATGTGGGTGCTTACGCCACCTTAGAGCCGCTTACTTTCGGACTTTGGTATCGCGGTTTTCCCCTTACACAAACCACAGAAGGCTTCCCTATTCATGATGCCATGGTCTTGATGGCAGGTGTAAAATTTGGCGATTGGAACTTCGGTTATAGCTTCGATTGGGCAATTTCAGAATTGGCTTCTATCAATGCCAACTCGCACGAAATTTCGCTTACCTACACTTTTGGCAGCAGCGACGTAACTTGCCCTAACCCTTGGACGAAGCGCAGACGCGGCGGCGTAGGCTTTAGAAGATAAAAGACTCGGAAGATAAAAGGCTTGCAAGATAAAAGACTTAGAAAATAGAAAAAATAAAAAACAGAAAGCTAAAAAATTAGAAACAGAAAAAACAAAAAGTCCCTGCCCTTAGCAGGCAGGTCAAATTTTGTTCTGGTTTTAAAAGCCTGATGTTTTCACCCATATTTTCGTTCATAATTTCGTTCCATAGCATAGGCTTGTAAAATCCTATACTATGGAACGCCTTTTTTATGATTTCAGCCATAAATCCACATACTCACCCTTGGGGTCGTATCGCTCGGCTTGGGTCTTGGGATTGAAATAGCGATTTTCGCGTGGGTCATTGCCCACACCTGCCACATAAGTCCAATTTCCCCAATTACTGGCTACATCATAGTCTATGAGTTGGCTCTCGAAATAGGCTGCGCCCCATCTCCATTCTACCTTTAAATCTTTGACCAAATAAGAGGCTACATTCTGCCTGCCTCTATTAGACATAAAACCTGTTAGTGCCAATTCTTTCATATTAGCATCTATAAAAGGTTGTCTTGTGTGTGCATTTTTCCACTTTTCAAAGGCAGGTTTGTAAGGATTGGTAGGCAATTTTTCGCCCTTCAAGCCGCTACTCCAAAAAAGACGGTTGCCATATTTGAGCGCGACCCAACGAAAATAATCGCGCCACAAAAGTTCGAAAACAAGCCAATAAGTAGAATCATTTGCGATACGCTCACGCTCATACGCTTGAATCTGGCTATAAATCTGACGTGGCGAAAGCGCACCTAAGGCTAACCATGCCGAAAATTTGGACGAATAATCTGCGCCAATAAGTCCGTTGCGCGTTTCTTTGTAATACCGAAGGGCATCTTTTTCCCAAAAATAGTTTTGCAGACGGGCTAAGGCTGCCGTTTCACCCCCTTTGAAGGGCAAAACGGCACGCGAGTCGGGATTGACTACCTTTTCCACTTCTTGCGCCTCAAAACCGAAATCCGCTAAGGTGGGCAAGGTGTCTAAAATTTTAATACCCAAAGGTTGATACTGGGTATTAAATGCTGCCACTTCCGAAAAAATAGAGAAGGTATTTTCGCCAAATGTGTTGGCAGTAGGTAGTGGCGGCTGTATCCTAACTTTATTTTCTACTTTTTTGCGGTATTGTGTAAAAATATCGGGTAGATGCTGTACCTCAAAGTTCAAATCTTCGAGCAGGTGCAGGGTACTCTGCCAAAAAAGTTGTAACTTAATTGTATTAGGTAAGACTTTTTTTAAATTTTCTTCTACCAATATTTCTTCCGAAGTGGCTTCTTGGGAGGCAAAAATGCGGCTTGCGCCTACTCTTTGCGCCAAAAGCGGCAAGGCTCTTTCAGGTCTGCCTTCCAAAAGCAGCAAATCGCTCCCTCTTTTTTGTAGGTTTTGTTTTAAATCGGAAAGGCTTTCGAGTAGAAATTGGGTGCGAAAAGCTCCTGTTTTTTTAAAACCTAAATCCAGTTCTTGCCAAAGGCGCGGGTCGAGGCAATAGACCATCAAGACCTGCGGATAGGCAGCACAAGCGGCGGCAAGGGCGCGGTTGTCGTGCAGCCTCAAATCGTTCCTAAACCAAAAGATTGCTGTTTTCATGCCCTCGATAACAGAAGGCGCAATTTTTTTGTTTAAAAAACAAAGTGGCTTCAAAATTTCATGAAATTTCGAAGCCACTTGGGGAAAAGGATAAAATAAAGCAAAACTTTCAACTTCCTAACGGCTACCGCCACCAGTTTGTAAGGTATTGTCCTTAGTAGGGTCTTCTTCTATCACCTCATCGCGGATTTTGCCACTGACTTTAAGCGTTTGCATGCAGGCTTGCGCCGTTTCCTGCCACATTTTGTAGTCTGTACCTACGCAATTAAAATTGTAGGAAATAATGCGATAATCCGAAACGGTATAAAAGATGCAGTGGTAGCGACTTTTCGCGCCTCGCTTCACAATCGCGTTGGGGTCTTGGTTGATTTGTCCTAAAAATTCCAATACTACGCCTTTGCGTCCGTTGATGATGGTAATATCTTCTCTTAAAAATTTCACATAATCATACGATTTGACTACTGAATTTTTAAAAATATCTTTAAGTAGCTCTACATCTTCTTCGCCCCAAGGCGTTTCAGAAATATTGACCCCGATGTCTACTTTTTTGGCAGGGTCGGTAAAAACGGCAGTGGGGCGTTTTTGGGTGTAATATTTGGCTACAATTTCGTCGTTGCCCATTTCATAAAAATTTTTGGGAATATCTAAGGATATTTTACCGCCTTTGATGCTTACTTTTTTCAAGGCAGGCACATTATCAAACGCCATCAAGACAAAGGCTATCAGGGCGAAAAGGGCAAGCGAAAAAAGAAAGGGACGGTTTTGGGTTGAAGGTTTCATGTTTTTAGTATAGATTTAATTGAAGGGTTCGTTTTCGAGGCTAAAAACGATATTTTAAAAAAAAGCGCGTCAGCAAATTTAATAGGGGGCATCTTACATAAGAAATACTCAAAAAACGCATTTTTATTGTGCAGAACGCCAAAAAGAACGCTTTTTAGGGAAAGAGAACTAACAGTTCTTTCAAACCGTTAGTTCTGGTCTAATTTCTACTTCAATTCGCCGTTTTCAGCCTTGCGTTTTAGCTCCTCATTTGCTACAATGATAATCTCGACGCGGCGATTTTGCTGCCTACCTGCTTCGGTGTTGTTGTCGGCTATTGGCATTGTTTCGCCCATGCCTACCATATCCAGACGCGCCGCCCCTACGCCATTTGCCAAGAGGAAACTTTGTACCGAGCTGGCTCTTTTTTCGGAAAGCGTTTGGTTGTATTCGTCCGAACCTGTGCTATCAGTATGCCCTTGAATAATCAGATTGGTGTCGGCATATTTGCGCAAGGTAGCCGAAAATTCGCGCAGATTTTGCTGTGCCGCAGGGCGCAGACGGTCGGAATTGGTGTCGAAGAGAATCCCCCCATTGAAGGTAACTTGTATGCCCTCTTCTACACGCACTACAGTCGCATCTTTTTCCAACTGCTGCTCTAATTCTTTGGCTTGTTTATCCATATACGCGCCAATCGCCGCTCCTGCCGCGCCGCCAATCGCTGCTCCTGCTGCAATCGCTACGCCTTTGTTCTTTTTGCTCACCAAGCCGCCCAAAGTGCCGCCCACAACGCCGCCGATTACGCCACCTTTTGCTGCCTTGCTCCAAGTTTTGCAGGCTTGCAAGAGGGGTAGAAAGAGGGCAAGCGTAAGAAGATAAACCAAGATTTTGTTTGTTTTTTGCATACAATTTTGAGTTTAGTTTTTAAGATGATAGAAAAAGAGCCTTTGAATAGGCTGACTTTTGCAAAACCTATACCTTTTTTTGCTACTCTTAGAAAGAGCCTACTCTTGTCTTTGTTTTTTTTGTATTTTTAGTAAAGTTAGCCTTCAAATGCGCTACTAAGCCTATTTTCTACGTCTATTTTTTTGCGTCTATTTTTCTGCCTCAATTCTGACTGCTAAAAGGGTCTGTGTCGTAGGCAAAACTTTGTGCAAGTCGCTGATTCTTTTGCCGACAACCCAAATAATTTCACCTTTGGAGAGCAAAACCCAGGTGTTGTTTTTTTCAAAAGTTGAAATTTTTAAATCATTTAAAACATCACTTACTTTCTTGTGTCTGCCTTTCATGCCCAAAGGCGCAAAGCTATCGCCTGCCTGCCAAAGGCGCAAATGCAGTGGAAAACTGATTTGGGCAGCGTCAAAGAGAGCCAAAGGCGCGTCGGCGGCAGGGAAGGACGCTGTAAATTTTTCAATCGAAATCAGGGAAGTGCTTATCGTTTTATCAAAAAAAATAACTTTGTCATTTGCTTTTTCTAAAACAAAAAAACTTGATTTGCTATTTTTAGGATACAATATAATTTCATATTTGTCTAATAAAAAAACATGAGATTTGCTTTCAAAACGCAGACTCTCTAAAAGCGGCGTTTGGAGGGACTTTATTTGGTTACTTATTTTTTGACAGGTATGATAAGAAAAGTGCTTTGTTTTTAAAAGTTGATAGAGAATAGCCGCAGGTGCGCTACTTCTTTGTAAGCCTTGATACTGAATTTTGAAAAGCGTTTGTCCAAATTGTTTCGTTTTCTGAACGTATTTTTTGTAAAAAAAACGATAGTGCTGTAAAAATAACTGTTCCATTTCGGCGGCTCGCTCTGCACTATGCGCAAATTTGGCAGCGGCTTTTTCATTGACTTGGTGCAGAATGGGACTTACTTGGTGGCGTATAAGGTTGCGTCTGTACTTATCGGTCTGGTTGCTACTATCTTCACGCCACTGCAAATTATATTTTTTTGCGTATTCCAAAATATGACTTTTGTTTAAAAAAAGAAGTGGTCTTACTAAATAATATTTATTTTTTTCTGCATAAAAATTACTCACTTCTAAATTGCTTTTATCTTGATTCAAAAAATATGAAGAAGGGTAGGGACGTTTGGGTAAAATTCCGCGCAGTCCTGCTATTCCTGTGCCTTTGCAAAGGTTGAGCAAGAGGCTTTCCATCAAGTCGTCTTGGTGGTGGGCAGTGAGTAGGTGTTGGTATTTTTCTTTTTCCAAAATCTCTAAAAAAAACTGATAGCGGAGCTGACGCGCTATCACCTGAATAGAGGTTTGCTTTTTTTCTTTGTTATCCTTTCGCTTTCTTTTTTGCTCTTTTATGATTTGCAGCGTATCAAACTTTTTTGAAAAAAAGGGAACTCTGTTTTTCAAAGCAAACTTTTCTACCCAAATCTGGTCTTGGTCAGATTCTATTCCACGCAGGCTAAAATTGCAGTGAGCGATTGCGATTTTATAGCCTTGTGCGATTAACAAATCACATAAAACTACGGAATCTATCCCTCCCGAAACGGCTACCAGCAGCGGTGCTTCTTTTTCAAAAAGTGCGTTTTTGGCTACAAAATCTGCCATTTGCGCTATGAGTCTATCTCTAAGTTCTGTTTTCATGTTTTCATAGGTAGGATAGGATATTCGTCTATTTCCTAAAAAGCAAAGAAGAATCTCCATAACTCAAAAACCTATATTGGTGGTCGAGAGCTTGCTGGTAAATTTCGCGCCAATCCTCACCTACGAAAGCAGCGACTAAAAGCATGAGCGTCGTTTCGGGTTGATGAAAGTTGGTAATGAGGGCATCACAGACCTTGAAATCGTAACTTGGCAGGATAAAAATTTCGGTTTCGCCCATCAAAGTATCGCTTTGGTGGCGATTCAGGTGCGCCAAAATTGCTTGAAAGGCAGATTCCAAAGAAATATCCGTATCCTTGTGCTGATAGGCAATCAATTTGGGAACAAAGAAAGGACTTTCGGGGTCTTCCAACAACATCACGCCATACCAATAAGCACTTTCAAGTGTGCGCATCGAGGTCGTGCCAACGGCAGTGATAAATTTGGCACTCAAAATCGCCTCTACGTTAGCACGTGTAAGCAAAATCTGTTCGCTGTGCATGGCGTGCTGGGCTACATTGTGCTGGTCTTCGCTTGCAATGGGCTGAAACGTGCCTGCGCTTACATGTAAGGTTAGCTCCTGAATTTGTACCTTTTTTTCTGCCAAATCAGAAAAAACACGTTCTGTGAAATGCAGCCCTGCGGTAGGAGCAGCGACAGCACCTTCTTGTTTGGAGTAAATCGTTTGGTAGCGATTCTGGTCTTGGTCTTGGCTTTCGCGCTTGATGTAGGGCGGAAGGGGGATTTTGCCCAATAGCTCGACCATTTCGGCAAAGTATAAATCCTGATTCCATTCGAGGCGAACTGTCCCCTTCTGGCGGTCTTCTAAGGTAGCGCGTACAGTAAGAGCCTGCGGCTTTTCTTTTTTGTATGACTCTGAAAATGAAGCACTTGCGTTTTCATTTTTAGAAAAATTTTGAGTGGGTAGCTCAAAATGACGCTCCAAAACCTGCCCTTCTTTCCATCGCTTCAAATTGCCTATCATACATTTCCAAATGGCGTAGCCTTTTTGTTGCATGGCTTGTGCCACTAAACTGTGAGGGGCAAGAGGCGCAAGCAAGAAAATCTCTATTTGCGCACCTGTATCTTTTTGAAAATAAAGACGCGCAGGAATGACCTTCGTATTATTGAAAAAGAGGGTACTTTCGTTGGGTATAAAATGGCTAAGGTGTTGAAAATTGCTATGTACTATTTCGCCATTTTTATACACAAGTAGCTTGGAGGCATCGCGCTCTGGTAGGGGAAATTGAGCAATTCGCTCATCGGGAAGCGCGTAGGTGTAATCGGTAAGAGAGAGGACAGGTGGAGTTTTTAGTGGAGTTTTCATAGAAAAGAGAAGTAGCAAAGAGCGAACAGAGAGAAGGCAGAAAAGCGATAAGGAGAAAGCAATAAGGAAAAAGCGCGATAAGGCAGGGATAAGAAGCTGATAATGAGCAAATAATGGGCTGATAAAGCATCTACAAAAGCCATTTAATCCTATCCTGCCCCTATCTTTTCTTAATCATATCTTAATCGTAATCTTCCAATAATTTAACCAAAACCCTAAAATCTTTGGGATATTCCGCCTTCACCTCAATCGTTTCCTGCTTTAATCCTTTGAAAGTGAGGCTTGCCGCATGAAGGGCTGCGCGTCCAATCATAGGGCGTTCGTCTTCCCATTTTTTCAGATTGTAGTGTCTTTTGTATTGGGAAAGGAAAATATCTTTGCCACCATAGAGTCTATCCGACACTAAGGGGGCGCGTTGGGTAGCCAAGTGGATACGAATTTGATGGAAACGCCCTGTTAGGGGTTTGCACTCTATCAGGGTATTGTGGCGAAAGGCGCGTAAGGTATTGAAAATGGTAGTTGCTTCTCTGCCTTCGGAGAAGTCGATGCGTGCTTCTGCCTGCCTGCCTTTGTAGATGGGTAGTTCTACTACTTTTTCCTCGAAAGCATGCACGCCATTGGAAACGGCATGGTAGATTTTATCCACTTTTCTGTTCTCAAACTGAATCGCCAAATGGCGATAGGCTTCGGGATTTTTCGCTACCGCAATCGCACCGCTGGTAACTTTATCCAAACGGTGGCAGAGCTGCGCTTCGGGCAAATCGCGCCTCACTACTTGTAGCAGGTTTTCGCCTTCGCCACTTCGCTCATCTAAGGACGGCAGAAAAGGGGGCTTATTCAAAACAAGGTAATCCTCATTTTCAAACAAAATGATGTTTTCTAAACTAATTTTACGCATAATAAATCGGAAAGCACTTACAAAGGGCGTGTAAAAGATAAATGGGGCTGCAAAGGTACGAAAATAAATCGAGCCATGCGGTATGGTTATTTTTTTTGGATAGCCTGCGAAACGGCTTCGTCTTTGCCAATTTCGCTGTGTTTCCATCGCCTATGCGACCAAAGCCACGTTTGGGGCTGCGCCAAAACTGCCGTTTCTACCCTTTCTGCATACTTATCGAGGATAGAATAATCGGGCATTTCTTTGTAGGGCGGAGCGGCTACGGGTTCGAAATCATATTCGTAATGACCGCGCTTGGTCTTGCGAACACGCGCGAAGAAGACTTCCAAATTCGCGCGTATGGGTAGAATGGCTGTGCCAATGAAAAAAGGCGTAGGACGCTGCATAAAATTTGTCCAATATTTTTTCTGACTACGAGCAGGCGTTTGGTCTGCCACCATGATAAATGCCGAAGGTTGAGTCGGGGTGAGCATTTTTTGGTAGGTCTGTTTCATTTCCACAGGCTCTGCGCCAAACTTACTGCGCATGGTGTAGATTGCCTTTTCGAAAAAAGGACTGTTTAGTTTTTTATAAATAGGCATTACTTTCATCTCCGTTGTCAGGCTGGCATGAAGCGAAATCCATTCCCAGTTCATGTGGTGAGTGGTGAGAAAAATTGCCGATTTTCCCTCTGCTAAAAGTTGGGCTACCCTTTTTTGGGCGTTGGCAGAAAAGCGCACACGCGCTCTAAGGGCATCAGGGGTGATGGCAAATGATTTGAGTGTTTCTACTATAAAATCTGTAAAATTATGATAAAATGCCTTTTGAATAGCCTGCCGCTCCTTTTCGCTAAGGTCGGGAAAAGCAATTTGAAGGTTCTCCATTACCACTTTTTTTCTATATCCGATAATTTTAAAAATGAAAAAATATAATACATCAGAAATTAGATACCAAAACCAAAAGGGCAATCGTGCTAACGATTGTAACAGAAAGTAACGCATAAGCAGGGAGAGATAGAGCGCGTTTTTTTTATAGGATTGACAAAAGTACAAAAAATATGGGACAAAAAATAGGATACAAAAATGTGCCTCCTACTTCCAAAATGCTACCTGCCCCTTGTCTTCGTTGTTTTTAGAAAAGGCATTTGTACCTTTGTCCTTTCAAAACGCCCAAAGGCATTTTAGAAACCAAACTCTTATCGCTATGATAGCAATTATCGGTGCTGGCATTTCGG
The window above is part of the Hugenholtzia roseola DSM 9546 genome. Proteins encoded here:
- a CDS encoding OmpA family protein, with protein sequence MQKTNKILVYLLTLALFLPLLQACKTWSKAAKGGVIGGVVGGTLGGLVSKKNKGVAIAAGAAIGGAAGAAIGAYMDKQAKELEQQLEKDATVVRVEEGIQVTFNGGILFDTNSDRLRPAAQQNLREFSATLRKYADTNLIIQGHTDSTGSDEYNQTLSEKRASSVQSFLLANGVGAARLDMVGMGETMPIADNNTEAGRQQNRRVEIIIVANEELKRKAENGELK
- a CDS encoding DASH family cryptochrome, whose translation is MKPLCFLNKKIAPSVIEGMKTAIFWFRNDLRLHDNRALAAACAAYPQVLMVYCLDPRLWQELDLGFKKTGAFRTQFLLESLSDLKQNLQKRGSDLLLLEGRPERALPLLAQRVGASRIFASQEATSEEILVEENLKKVLPNTIKLQLFWQSTLHLLEDLNFEVQHLPDIFTQYRKKVENKVRIQPPLPTANTFGENTFSIFSEVAAFNTQYQPLGIKILDTLPTLADFGFEAQEVEKVVNPDSRAVLPFKGGETAALARLQNYFWEKDALRYYKETRNGLIGADYSSKFSAWLALGALSPRQIYSQIQAYERERIANDSTYWLVFELLWRDYFRWVALKYGNRLFWSSGLKGEKLPTNPYKPAFEKWKNAHTRQPFIDANMKELALTGFMSNRGRQNVASYLVKDLKVEWRWGAAYFESQLIDYDVASNWGNWTYVAGVGNDPRENRYFNPKTQAERYDPKGEYVDLWLKS
- the tilS gene encoding tRNA lysidine(34) synthetase TilS, which translates into the protein MKTELRDRLIAQMADFVAKNALFEKEAPLLVAVSGGIDSVVLCDLLIAQGYKIAIAHCNFSLRGIESDQDQIWVEKFALKNRVPFFSKKFDTLQIIKEQKRKRKDNKEKKQTSIQVIARQLRYQFFLEILEKEKYQHLLTAHHQDDLMESLLLNLCKGTGIAGLRGILPKRPYPSSYFLNQDKSNLEVSNFYAEKNKYYLVRPLLFLNKSHILEYAKKYNLQWREDSSNQTDKYRRNLIRHQVSPILHQVNEKAAAKFAHSAERAAEMEQLFLQHYRFFYKKYVQKTKQFGQTLFKIQYQGLQRSSAPAAILYQLLKTKHFSYHTCQKISNQIKSLQTPLLESLRFESKSHVFLLDKYEIILYPKNSKSSFFVLEKANDKVIFFDKTISTSLISIEKFTASFPAADAPLALFDAAQISFPLHLRLWQAGDSFAPLGMKGRHKKVSDVLNDLKISTFEKNNTWVLLSKGEIIWVVGKRISDLHKVLPTTQTLLAVRIEAEK
- a CDS encoding lysophospholipid acyltransferase family protein, which codes for MRYFLLQSLARLPFWFWYLISDVLYFFIFKIIGYRKKVVMENLQIAFPDLSEKERQAIQKAFYHNFTDFIVETLKSFAITPDALRARVRFSANAQKRVAQLLAEGKSAIFLTTHHMNWEWISLHASLTTEMKVMPIYKKLNSPFFEKAIYTMRSKFGAEPVEMKQTYQKMLTPTQPSAFIMVADQTPARSQKKYWTNFMQRPTPFFIGTAILPIRANLEVFFARVRKTKRGHYEYDFEPVAAPPYKEMPDYSILDKYAERVETAVLAQPQTWLWSHRRWKHSEIGKDEAVSQAIQKK
- a CDS encoding RluA family pseudouridine synthase codes for the protein METQRNWQRRSRFAGYPKKITIPHGSIYFRTFAAPFIFYTPFVSAFRFIMRKISLENIILFENEDYLVLNKPPFLPSLDERSGEGENLLQVVRRDLPEAQLCHRLDKVTSGAIAVAKNPEAYRHLAIQFENRKVDKIYHAVSNGVHAFEEKVVELPIYKGRQAEARIDFSEGREATTIFNTLRAFRHNTLIECKPLTGRFHQIRIHLATQRAPLVSDRLYGGKDIFLSQYKRHYNLKKWEDERPMIGRAALHAASLTFKGLKQETIEVKAEYPKDFRVLVKLLEDYD
- a CDS encoding PorP/SprF family type IX secretion system membrane protein; translation: MLPKYTRLLTFLLALFCSPLAAQDLQFSQFYASPLYLNPAFAGSTQGGRVSLNYRNQWPSTDANFVSYAGAFDYHFADVRSSIGAIVKVDEMAGVYKNTDFSLIYSYLIPISDNIAIQPALQGTYVLRTLGYEGLTFGDMFVPGFGFIDPTAEEFPRGRVNYLDISTGALLFGTDFWFGASVHHLNRPNESTLGGLAALPMKISLHGGYRFNFSAPYEQREKSLTPNFMYKRQGTFQQLNVGAYATLEPLTFGLWYRGFPLTQTTEGFPIHDAMVLMAGVKFGDWNFGYSFDWAISELASINANSHEISLTYTFGSSDVTCPNPWTKRRRGGVGFRR
- a CDS encoding S-adenosylmethionine:tRNA ribosyltransferase-isomerase yields the protein MKTPLKTPPVLSLTDYTYALPDERIAQFPLPERDASKLLVYKNGEIVHSNFQHLSHFIPNESTLFFNNTKVIPARLYFQKDTGAQIEIFLLAPLAPHSLVAQAMQQKGYAIWKCMIGNLKRWKEGQVLERHFELPTQNFSKNENASASFSESYKKEKPQALTVRATLEDRQKGTVRLEWNQDLYFAEMVELLGKIPLPPYIKRESQDQDQNRYQTIYSKQEGAVAAPTAGLHFTERVFSDLAEKKVQIQELTLHVSAGTFQPIASEDQHNVAQHAMHSEQILLTRANVEAILSAKFITAVGTTSMRTLESAYWYGVMLLEDPESPFFVPKLIAYQHKDTDISLESAFQAILAHLNRHQSDTLMGETEIFILPSYDFKVCDALITNFHQPETTLMLLVAAFVGEDWREIYQQALDHQYRFLSYGDSSLLFRK
- a CDS encoding choice-of-anchor L domain-containing protein codes for the protein MPFHKIHKKADSDTSTLLLLHFILHTMEISHFPTFFKKQHPLWVALFFWSCLSLPLMGQVTITPSISPAEIAARLEGPGVSISNVTVTNAATGIVSDPLSYGGFDRNLPLDELDSIGLGTSGIVMSSGRVDNMANPVGFFASYNNTGGNDPDLFGIANVTINDATVIEFDVVPTGDTIRFEYTFGSEEYPNFAPPNSSAFNDVFAFFITIGGTKFNIALLPDGVTPVGINTVNPATPAPFDVHYYNNVGTGQQIPYGGLTRLLVAISGVTPCQSYHIELKIADGGDSSFDSGVFVEKVSSNEITIDASTDVSFPGIQTDANGNVIGVCQDASFTLERTRIDIPETVALVYGGSAVTSNVITPALYPATHQYLTGDSVFTIIFDQANYNNIDNDGADTLDIYINDICGNPLDTAYIYFAKGTSQTIMSLPAAVNDTVKVCAGQQIHFFTNQVYEHYQWYNNDQLLPVDTLFEYFYTPLTPGTDSVYLRVENQSGCIAYDTIYIAVGVPAPLDLEADIVLCQSDGDTILRAFEPVHGTHMTYNWFENGNPIGTDDTVLVIPAFGDPFVPVTRIYSVEVVNDTSGCTVTDQVSITYNPNPFLDIGTYTQRCDNDAPTVFSAAHPSHGANMTYTWYEVIGTDSTVVGNAANLTVPLTTNGLVPTTAMYRVIALNNVTGCENTDTVSVTAFPNPIAEITFNNNSETQIS